The Formosa sp. Hel1_33_131 genome window below encodes:
- a CDS encoding site-specific integrase, with the protein MYYFENPTSFVPQIVPQKMNGKLSYKIRIKDDYIREDGTSALFLSIYYNGKRKRLPLDIAVPVASFDTKTQRVKKNFKFSLDYNLIIEKTLADLNAIEVSYRLSNERISLVKVLEDLQNPSLRVDFNLFAEKTLEFQFENKIISPTTYRQQKGCLNKIKRYKSPLLFIDIDQAFLDRFKSYLKNTLKNKPTTVESTIKNFKKFLHKANTANIKTELKFSDIQVKSMVGDFVFLLPDEVKKLHDFYGSPFINGTWKHILQRYLFSCFTGLRIGDIEKITEDNFLEDYLVYTAQKTGKITRQKLNQTALNLIEMPQVFEGAYTREHINRELKNIAKVCGIKKRLHYHSSRHTFATNFLIQGGQIQNLQQLLNHSSIETTMIYTHVVESMMNDDLRLMDGILKETGPV; encoded by the coding sequence ATGTATTATTTTGAAAACCCGACAAGTTTTGTCCCACAAATTGTCCCACAAAAGATGAATGGGAAACTTTCATACAAAATCAGAATTAAGGACGATTACATCCGGGAGGATGGAACCAGCGCTCTTTTTTTAAGTATTTATTACAATGGTAAGCGCAAACGGTTACCATTAGACATAGCCGTTCCTGTGGCTTCATTCGATACCAAAACACAACGCGTAAAAAAGAATTTTAAATTTTCGTTAGATTATAATTTAATCATAGAAAAAACACTTGCGGATCTCAATGCAATTGAAGTGAGCTATCGATTAAGCAACGAAAGAATTTCTCTGGTGAAGGTTCTGGAAGATTTGCAAAACCCATCACTCCGGGTTGACTTTAATTTATTTGCAGAAAAAACCTTGGAATTTCAATTTGAAAATAAAATAATTAGTCCAACAACCTATCGTCAACAAAAGGGATGCCTAAATAAAATCAAACGATACAAATCACCGTTATTGTTTATAGACATTGACCAAGCTTTTTTGGATCGGTTTAAAAGCTACCTAAAAAATACGCTAAAAAATAAGCCAACAACCGTTGAAAGTACGATTAAGAATTTCAAAAAATTTCTACACAAAGCCAATACTGCAAACATTAAGACGGAGCTAAAATTCAGCGATATTCAAGTAAAATCAATGGTTGGGGACTTTGTTTTTTTATTGCCCGATGAAGTCAAAAAATTACATGATTTTTATGGCTCACCGTTTATCAATGGGACATGGAAGCATATTTTGCAGCGTTATTTATTCAGTTGCTTTACAGGATTGCGAATTGGAGACATTGAAAAAATCACGGAAGACAATTTTTTAGAAGACTATTTAGTTTACACCGCTCAAAAAACGGGAAAAATCACAAGACAGAAATTAAACCAGACAGCCTTAAACCTCATTGAAATGCCACAAGTATTTGAAGGAGCCTACACCCGAGAGCATATCAATAGAGAGTTGAAAAACATTGCGAAAGTGTGTGGCATTAAAAAAAGATTGCACTACCATAGCAGCCGCCATACGTTCGCAACTAATTTTTTGATCCAAGGAGGGCAAATCCAAAACCTTCAACAATTATTAAATCACTCGAGTATTGAAACGACCATGATTTACACGCACGTAGTTGAAAGCATGATGAATGACGATCTCCGACTGATGGATGGGATTTTAAAAGAAACGGGTCCAGTCTAA